A DNA window from Pseudomonas wuhanensis contains the following coding sequences:
- the recX gene encoding recombination regulator RecX, translated as MTAVLDTLVAVRRTAMDLLARREHGRVELTRKLRQRGALPEMIDTALDRLTEEGLLSESRYLESFVSYRARSGYGPLRIREELSQRGLQRTDVELALRESGINWQEQLEDTWRRKFAGHLPIDARERAKQGRFLSYRGYSMEMISRLFSGRGMDD; from the coding sequence ATGACCGCCGTACTCGATACACTCGTCGCGGTGCGGCGAACCGCAATGGACCTGCTCGCGCGACGCGAGCACGGTCGAGTCGAGCTGACGCGTAAACTGCGTCAGCGCGGCGCCCTCCCTGAAATGATCGACACAGCACTTGACCGCTTGACGGAAGAGGGCCTGTTGTCCGAATCCCGTTACCTCGAAAGCTTTGTTTCCTACCGTGCCCGTTCCGGTTATGGCCCTTTGCGAATTCGCGAAGAGTTGAGCCAGCGCGGCCTGCAACGTACCGACGTCGAATTGGCGTTACGCGAGAGCGGTATCAACTGGCAGGAACAACTGGAGGACACCTGGCGGCGCAAATTTGCTGGACACCTACCGATAGACGCCCGGGAACGTGCCAAACAGGGCAGGTTCCTGAGTTATCGGGGGTACTCCATGGAAATGATCAGCCGCTTGTTCAGCGGCCGAGGGATGGACGATTAA